In Sporosarcina psychrophila, a genomic segment contains:
- a CDS encoding class I SAM-dependent methyltransferase → MDTTQQNSNAWDKKVEEGSRYTQSVSSEIIEKSKSGEWEITVTTERSVPRDWFPKSLVGLKILCLASGGGQQGPILAAAGADVTVTDISKKQLQQDEYVAKRDGLTIKTVQGDMSDLSDFKDEYFDIVVNPVSNLFVKDVNPVWKEVSRVLKNRGILIAGFTNPLLWIFDDNQERKGILDVKYSIPSSSLDYLLEDEVQAYIKSSQTIEYAHTLEDQIQGQIEAGFVITGFYEDDFGGTRILDKHIKTFITTRAIKLKIE, encoded by the coding sequence ATGGACACAACACAACAAAACAGTAACGCTTGGGATAAGAAAGTTGAAGAGGGGTCTAGATACACACAATCTGTGAGTAGCGAAATCATTGAAAAAAGTAAATCTGGTGAATGGGAAATTACTGTCACTACTGAAAGATCAGTTCCACGAGATTGGTTTCCGAAATCTTTAGTAGGATTAAAAATACTTTGTTTAGCATCTGGTGGAGGGCAACAAGGACCTATTTTAGCTGCGGCTGGAGCAGATGTAACAGTGACTGATATATCTAAAAAGCAATTGCAACAAGATGAATATGTAGCTAAACGTGATGGATTAACTATAAAAACGGTACAAGGCGATATGTCAGACCTTAGTGACTTTAAAGATGAATATTTTGATATTGTTGTTAATCCTGTTTCTAACTTATTCGTAAAAGATGTTAACCCTGTATGGAAGGAAGTTTCAAGAGTTTTAAAAAATAGAGGTATTTTAATTGCAGGATTTACAAATCCTTTATTATGGATTTTTGATGATAATCAAGAAAGAAAAGGTATTCTTGATGTTAAATATTCTATACCTTCATCGTCATTGGATTATTTGCTAGAGGATGAAGTTCAAGCTTATATAAAATCAAGTCAAACAATAGAATACGCACATACTTTGGAAGATCAAATTCAAGGGCAAATTGAAGCAGGGTTTGTTATAACAGGTTTTTATGAAGATGACTTCGGTGGAACAAGAATTTTAGACAAGCATATTAAAACTTTTATTACTACAAGAGCTATAAAGCTAAAGATTGAATAA